Below is a genomic region from Deltaproteobacteria bacterium.
TACCTATCAGATGCTCATTCATTAACCTAATCTTGACAGGGGTATTGCTCTCAACAGTATCTAGAGTGGATATTCCATGCTCTTCTCCAAGAAAATTGGCCGCAAATGAAATAGGTGGAACCGTTTCTGGCAAGGAAGGGACATAAAGCAGGACAAGATCAGCAGATTTAAGGTTCAAAAAGAGGCGCGATTCAATTTCGTCTGAAAAGGGGGGGAAAGAGATCACCTCAAAACTTCCCCTTAATTCTTGATCTCTTCCTTGATTACGAAACCTTATCGTTACCTGAGTTCTCGGAAAAGGAAATCTCTGAGGATCGTGGGACGCAAACAATCTTGAAAGCTCATGACGATTTGTCAGAATATAGTTTCGGTCCACCACAACACCACTTCCCCACCCTCTTTCTGTTTGAATCATCACTGCGGATTGCGCCGCTCGCTGAACGGTATCCGGCACTTGATCCAGGCGATAAAAGAGTCCCTTCATGACATAGTGAAGAGATGGAAGGTAATCGCACGGAGATTCGACCGCCATTGTTGAGCTTTGTACGCGCCCTTCTTCTGTTATTTCATCATGCAGATGATGATTCCGCCAACCATTGATCGCTCCGAGAAAACCAACGCGGAGCGCCTCTTCAGAGAGCCAGCAGTTGTTTGTCATGACCTCTGAGATCACTGCTTTGGTCCGATCCGGATACAATAAAGTGGGTGATGGAGTTGTAGGAAGAGGGTCGCGATCCGGAGACCAATGATCCAACGCCTCAAGAACGGCGCGTAACACCAACGCTTCGTCTGAATTTATTTCAGTATCTTCAGACAAGAGAGGTTCTAGACTTTGCTCAAAGGCACGATCAAGAAACTTTCGTAACGCATCAGCCGCCGGATTCCCTGTCGTAGAAACGGAAGAACCTCGATCAAGAGTTTTTTTACGCTCCAAGAGAGTTCTGGCAGAATCCTTTCTAAAAAGTGGATTAGAAGAAGGAGAAGCAAGCCTTGCAAACCTCTGAAAAAATTCGAAAGGAACCCCAATTCTTTCAGATGCCTCACGGTAAAGGACTCTTTTGCCTGGATCACCCTCCTCCTGAGCTAGATAAATTCCAAGCTGTCCCAAATTCCATATCAAAACAGGATCATTCGGAAGCTCTAACCGGTCTCTCGAAACAGGGGGTGCCATCTTGCCAATATTTTCGGCTTATCAGGGGTTTAAGTTGCTACCACTTTACTGACAAGATTCTATTTGACATAAAATGCACATAGATGTACATTAAGGAGCATAAAGGAGACCTCCGTGAAAAAAGTGGCCTTCACCGATTTCAGAAAAAGTGCCTCTGAGTTTTTTGACGAAGTGGAAGAAGGACAAACGATCCGGGTGTACCGCCACGGACGGGCCATTGCGGAAATCGTTCCCCCATCGGACGAAAAACGGGCTCCTTCATGGAAAAAAAGTGGCCTGAAACTGACCGTCAAGGGGGCTTCCTTGAGCCGGGCTATTTTGGAGGAAAGGGAGCGGGGCCGGTGAAGGTTTTCTTTGATTCCTCCAGCTTCGCCAAGAGATACATCCGGGAGGAGGGGAGCGATGAGGTTGATGAAATTTTAAAGAAGGCGACAGCGCTGGGTCTTTCGGTGCTTTCTCTTCCGGAAGTCATCTCCGCTTTGTCCAGAAAACTCCGCGAGTCGATTCTCAATCGAGAGCAATATGCCTTGGCTAAACAGGCCCTGCTGGCGGATACCCAGGATGCTGACATCGTTAATGTAACTCCGCAGGTGGTGGGACATGCCATCACCCTTCTGGAAGACAATTCCGTTCGAGCCTTGGATGCCCTTCATATCGGGAGCGCCTTGGGGTGGAAGGCGGATACGTTTATCTCCTCAGATAAAAAACAGCTGGAAGCAGCCTCCCACTCCGGTCTTAAGACAAAGCTGGTTTGAATCATTCCCGGATGATCGGCTACTCAGGTAAAATCTCTGAAAGAGAGGCGACCTTGATCTCATCATCGGTCGCGACAAAGGCCCTCTCTCCATAAGAGGTGATGTCGTAGGCACGGCCAAAACCGTCGGAAACGAGCATGCTGGAGGCGCTTGTCGACATCGTCGTCCAGACCTCAGGGAGGTCTCCGAGCGGCCAGAGATCCAACGGCTCATTCGGGACAAAATAGAGAACCCCGTTCTCATCGTCTCCTGCCAGGACCGTCATGGAGACAGCGTCATTCGAAAAAACGAGGGCTGAGTTGATGATCCTCCCCTCGGGGTTAAAACCGGGTGAGAGTGGGTTGTAGTCCCCCCTAACCCTCGTAAGCGTCTCTTCGGGGGTGTCCCTCCACGCATCCATCGCCTCATCATAGGGCCAACGCAGGATTCCACGCGGCAAAAAACCATCGTCTGACTGATGAAATGGAATCACCAGATGTCTTGATCGCGGGACCTCGACATGGGGAATCGCATCGGCAACGATCGGCACAGACATCTCACCCGAAAAGACCGCCAGACTGGCCGATAACATCCGAAACCTGGTCGAAGATTCCGGGGAGGAGACGAGGAGATTCAGGACCGATTGTTCACCCGCCCCCCTTGCCGTTCCATCGTTGGTCGTCACACCAAGGCAGTTACCACCCATATTGGAGGCGAGTGCGAGAGTACCAATCCCATCCGCCTTCACCGCCACATAGTTTTCGGAAGGATAACATTGAAAATCGATTCCAGGAACGGTGCAAAAAACAAAAAGAAGATAGGGATGTTCCGTCCCCGAAACATCCCTCCCTGTCGTTGTGATACAGATGTTTCCATTTAGGGGAGCCGCATCAGCACCAGAGAGTCGGCTGCGATCAAAATAAACCAGATTCCCATCGAGATCCTCAAGCGGAGGAAGTCCATTCAGGGTCACCTGTTCCTGAATCTCCCCTGTTTCATGATTCAAGGCGAGCAGGCCATTCGTTTGGCCAACCAAAAGAGTGGTGCCCCAGTTCATTAAATTAACCGGCTGCATCTCGGCTGCCACTAACAAGGGATTCCAATTCGGTTCCCCATCCACCATCTCGGGCGTCCCGTCCGGATTGAAACTCAAACGATAGATGGTGGAGGGATTTTCATAGGCCAGAAAGAGATAACGAAGCGGTTCGGTTGGTGGCAGATTCGCGTTCCATGGAGGATACGTCGCCAGGGCTGCGACAGTCCCTTGAGCGGTTGATGGATAAGCAACAAACGAGTCAACAGAGGGCCCCGGGATACGAATCGCCTCTCCCAACCCTCTCGTTTTTCCCCGATCAGGATCGGTATCAATCGAAACCTTGTCGTCATCGGTTGGAGGCTTAGGAGAACCGGCATCAGGCAAGGGCTGATCTGCCTCTTGGAAATCGACACCCCCTGAAGCAAGACAGGATGCGAGACCCACAACAAGCCCAGAAAGTTTTTGGTAGCTCACCCTCATATTGTCTACCTCAAAAAACTGAATCGAGATTTAAATCGATGAATAAATATATCTGTTGTGAGGAATATCTTATTGAAGTCTATTTTCTGTACCCCCATGGTGTACGTCTTTCATGGGCAAACCCGATAGGTTGTCAGTGCCGCATGCAACAAAAGATCATTCGAATCGGGAATCCGACAATCAATCTGATTCGGGAACCAGCGACGCGCCATCTGACCCTTTTCATCCCAAAGAACAGCCGCAAAGCGCCCTTCTTCATCATTCTGAGGATAATATTGAAACTGGAGCAGACGCTTTACAGGAATACGGGTATAGTGACCGGGGCTATCCTTCTTCAAGACAACATCGGGGACCTCGAGGCTATAAAAATCGACACGCCTTCCATCTTCATATTCCACAGGGGTCGGTTGGGAACTGACCTCCATGGAACCTTCCAGATAGTCCACTCGAAGTTTCCGATACATTTGACCGATCGGTTCCGTGGTCGATTGCAATTCAGGTGCTGGAGGTCCTGAAAAATGATCGATCAAAAACAGACTCGCAATACCCCCGAGTCCAAGACCAAAAGCTGTCGGGAAATTCAGTCTTATCCTGTTGAGCATAACGTCGTCTGACTCGGTACTCTTCGAAAGAAGTTGCTAGCAAGTACGTCGCAAGGAGTGCCAACGAAGGCAACGAAGCAAATGGACTTTTGCAGAGGCTTCCTATCCCTTCAACGTCGTCGCCTCACTCGCCTCAATCGTATGGAACTGCCGATAGATCGAGACGACGATGGCAAGCGCCACCGCTGCTTCGGAGGCAGCAAGGACAATCAGAAAGAGGGAGAAGATGTTTCCGGCGATGTCATTCCCATTGAAATGCGCGAAGGCGACCATGTTGATCGAGGCGGCGTTCAGGATCAGCTCAACCCCCATCAGGATCCCGATCGAGTTGTTTCGGGTGAAGATATTGTAGAGGCCGAGCGAGAAGAGGATCGCGGTGACGATGAGATAGGATTGAAGGGAGACCATTATTTTACCTCCCTCTTGATCAACACAATCGCCCCCACAAGTGCACCGAGGAGAACGATCGAAACAACCTCAAACGGCAGGAGATACTTGGAGAGCAAGGCATCGCCAATCGGCTTTACCATCGAGCGATACTCTTCTTTTTCCACAACAAGCCAGGTCCCCTTCGCAAGGGTAGAGAGGAGGAAGAGGGTAAAAAGAGTTATGATCGGAATGCCGATCTTCCGATTCACCGAAAGATTCGTCAACTTCACATCTCCGATCTTCGAGGTCAGCATGATCGCGAAGAGGATCAGGACAAGGATCCCGCCAACATAAATGAGCAGCTGTGTTGCTGCGACGAAATCAGAGGAGAGCAGGACGAAGAGTCCTACCGCACCTGCAAAGCTCCCCAGCAGGGCAAAACCGGAATAAACAATACTTCGTGAAAACGAGACAATCGCCGCTGAGACAAGCGTGAATCCTGCTATGCCTAAGAAAACGAGATCTTTAATTTCAGGCAGCGGCAACATCCTCTTTTTCCTTTTTAGGCGCCTTGTACGGCATGATCCTCTGACCACCGGGGACAAATTTATAAACCAGATCGGCCAACGTCTCCGTCGCTCGCTCAAACTGACGCGTAAAATGAATCGCGCCGGTCGGGCAAGGTTCTGTGCAAAGCCCACAATACATACACTTCGCCATATCGATATCAAACTGTGTCAGAAGCCTCTCCTTCGAGGCCTCGTCCTTCTCGGTCACGATCTTGATGCAGTCAATCGGACAGTCATTCATGCAGGCGAGACAGGCGGTGCAGATCTCCATGTCGACTTTCAAGAAACCGCGAAATCTTTCCGGAAGTGTTTCGGACAATTTCTTTGGAATCCGATCGGGATACTGGATCGTGACCGGTCTCCTGAAGAGATGGGAAAAGGTCACCGCCATCCCCTCGAAAATTGTCGAGGTAGCGTGAGAGATGTTTTTGAAGTAGGAAACAAATGTATCCATATTATACAAACGGATTCAGATGCACCCTCACGTTTGCCGCCTTCAATTGATACCACACCCGATAGAAAAAATAACCCCCTGTCACCACGGCCCCACCGAAAAGGGTGTAACTCACCAAAGGGACTCCTTTTGGAAACAAGACCATCCATAAGGCGGTCCCTAACGCACAGGCAAAACCAAATGGCAAAAGATATTTCCAACAGAGAATCATGAGTTGATCGACCCTCACACGCGGGAGTGTCCACCGGATCCAGATGACAACAAAGACAATCGCGATCGCTTTGATGAAGAAGGTCAAGAACTCCAGGAGATGGGGAAGGATAAAATGAGTCGCAGCCCCCCATTGACGAACTGCCGGTGGAATCTGCCACCCGCCGAGGAAGAGCGCCGTCCCGACAGCGGCAATCAGATAAATATTGGCCCACTCCTCAAAATAAAAGAAAACGAATCGCATCCCGCTATACTCTGTCGAATAACCGGAAACGAGCTCGCTCTCCGCCTCCGGGATATCAAAAGGGGCACGATTTCCTTCGGCCAGGGCCGAGATAAAGAGGATGAAAAAGGTCATCGCCGTAAATGGGTTTGAAAAGAGGAACCACTCCCAGGGATACGCCCCCTGTGCCGCAATGATCTCCTGCATGGAAAGACTCCCTGACAAGAGGACAATCACGAGGATCGCAAGCCCTGTCGGAATCTCATAGGAGACAATCTGGGCCGCCGACCGCATGCCTCCCAACAGGGAATATTTGTTATTCGAGGCCCAACCACTCATCATGATCCCGACCGTTACGATTGATGTGACCGCAATGAGATAAAAAATACCGATATTCAGATCGGCAATGATCAACTTGCTCGAAAAAGGAACAACCACGAAAGCAACAAACATCCCGATGAAAACGAGATACGGCGCCAAACGAAAGAGAATCGGATCGGCGTTCGTCGGAATAATATCCTCCTTCAGAAGTGATTTGATCCCATCGGCAAGCCACTGTAGAAAACCCTGGGGTCCTACCCTGTTCGGTCCGACTCGATCCATCATTCGGGCAGCCACCCGTCGCTCTACCCAAGAGATGATGCCGGCAAACGGGGCCACAAAGAGCATCAGCATCAGGAGGGCAAATATCAACTGAACCCCGATATAAAGGTATTCCGTGGGCAAGAATGCTGGATACGGAATTTTCGTGAGGAGCCAATTGGCAAATTGTTGCATAATTTTAAAATCTCCTCTTACCCCACTTTGAAAAAGGGGGGTTGGGGGGATTTACCTATCTATCTCCGGTGCCACAACATCCAAACTCGCAATAAACGCCACCAAATCAGCAATCATCATCCCTCGACTGATCTTCTCGACGATACTCATCGCCGTAAAGGAGCCAGCCCTGAATTTGACCCGATACGGCTTGTCACTTCCATCGCTGACGAGATAACAACCGAGATCTCCCCGTGTACTTTCTGTCCGGACATAAACCTCACCGGCAGGGGGACGAACCTTCTTGGGGACCTTCACCTGAGCCTCCCCCTCCGCAGGGATTTTTTCAAAACATTGTCGGAGGATCTTGCAAGACTCCCTCATCTCCTTGATTCGAACCATGTAGCGATCGTAACAATCACCCAACGCACCACCTTCACCGGTCCCAACCGGGATCTCAAAATCAAACTCCGGATAAACCGAATAGGGAATATCCTTCCGAAGGTCCCATTTCACTCCGGAGCCGCGGAGGTTGGGCCCCACGAGGTTATAGTTAATCGCATCCTCTTTCGTAATCACACCAATCCCGCGAAGCCGATGGATCAGGATCTTGTTATCGGTCAGCAAACGATTGAACTCCTCGAGGAGAGGTTCGAACTGGTTGATAAATGAAAGGACCTTTTTATCCCATCCCGGCGGCATATCGTAGATAACTCCACCCACACGGGCATAGTTATAGGTAAGCCTCTGACCGCAAAGCTCTTCGATCAGGTCATTCACCTTCTCTCGCTCGCGAAGCCCATGAACGAACGGCGTATAGGCCCCCACATCCATCCCGAGGGCGCCGACAGCGAGCAGATGTGAAATGATTCGATTCAGTTCCATGGAAATGACACGCAAGAATTCGGCACGGCGACTTGTCTCGATCCCCGCCAATCTCTCAACCGCCAGCGCATAGGTGTAGTTGCAGTTCATCGCCGCGAGATAATCGACCCGATCGGTCCACGGCATGAAGCCATGATAGGTCGCCTTCTCCGCAATCTTTTCGATCGAACGATGGAGATAGCCGACATCCGGGACCGCCGTCGTCATCACCTCACCATCAGTCTTCACGACGAAGCGGATGACGCCATGGGTGCTCGGATGCTGAGGGCCCATATTCAAAAGCATTTCTTGTGTGCGAAGTTCGCCCATACTATTGTATCAACGGTGGTCGCGTTGTCGCGATCCCATGATAATCCTCTTGCTCCTTATAATCCTTACGCAGTGGATGCCCCACCCAATCATCCGGGAGCATGATCCGTCTCAAATCACTGTGCTGATCAAACTTGATCCCAAACAGGTCGTAGACCTCTCGCTCGAACCAATTCGCGCAACCCCAAAGCGACTCAACTGTAGAAAGATGTGCGGTGTCCCCTCTCTCCAGATAGATCTTCAGGGTAACGTTGTGCCGATGTTTGTAGGAAAACAGATGATAGACCACCTCGAAACGCTGATTCGCAAAACGATCAACAGCGGTAAGACTGGAAAGACAATCAAAAGAGAACTCTTCCCGTGTCTTCAAAACCTTGGCAATCTCCAAAATCTTCGCAGCGGGGACAACAAGAAAAGGATCTCCACTCGTCGCCGAAGTGACAGGAAGTTTCGCCCCCTCTACCCATTCGATTTGGGAATGTTTTATTAACTCTCTGTAGATCTCTTCGGGTGTCATGGTTTTTTCCTTGAAAGCGAATCAGGCAACCATTTGGGTTTTCTCTCGGTTGCGCAATAAGAATTTTTCCCGTTTCATTTTTTCCTGAATCTTCAAAAGTCCCTCGGTCAATGCCTCCGGGCGCGGCGGGCAACCAGGGACATAGACATCGACAGGAATGATCTTGTCGACCCCTTTCACGACGGAATAGGCTGGCTGAAAAAGCCCTCCGCAATTCGCGCAACTTCCCATCGAAAGAACATACTTTGGCTCCGGCATCTGGTCGTAAAGAATCTTCGTCCGAAGCGCCATCTTGTAGGTCAATGTCCCGGCGACAATCATCAGATCTGACTGACGAGGTGAGGCGCGAGGGACAGCGCCGAAACGATCCAGGTCGGTTCTGGGCCCGCCGGTCTGCATCATTTCAATCGCACAACAAGCCAACCCGAAGAGCATATACCAAAGCGATGAAAGCCGTCCCCAATTCAGCAGGCTATCCACACCGGCCGTAATCACATTCTCCGGAATCTTGTTTTTTAATGTCAGCATCTCAACCCCTTAAGGCACATAACTCGCCTTCGGAACAATCGACTCTCCTTGTCCTTCGGGCTCAATCGCCACCTTCTTCATCCACTCGAGATCCCCCTTTTTCCAGACATAGACGAGGCCCAAAAGCAAGATGAAAACAAAAATCGCGATCTCGACAAACGCCAACATCCCCTTCCCCTCTCCAATCCAGGCCTTGAAGACAGTTCCGACCGGAAGCATCAGTGCAATCTCAACATCAAAAATGATAAAGAGGAGGGCGAGGATATAAAAACGGATATTAAAATTAATCCGTCCCCCTTCGGTCGGGATCTCACCACATTCATAGGTCATAAGTTTTTCTTTAAACGGCACCTGCGGACGAAGCAGTCGACCGATCAGGAGCGAGGCAAAGACAAACCCGGCCCCAACAATCAGAAACATCAATATATTCGCGAAGTTAAAAAGCATATAAGCCCTTTCAAGCAGGGCTATCTTAAGCCCGTCCCTGTAAATTTGTCAATTTAAGACGGCAAAAATTCTGGTCTCAACGACAAATCTGGAGTAATATTCAATAGCTTGAAGCGACGTGGGGGAAAATTGCAGGTCCGATTTTGGGGGACGCGCGGTTCGATTCCGTCGCCCGGCAGGTCAACCCTTCTTTACGGCGGAAACACCTCATGTCTTGAAATTATTTACGGTGATCATTCACTCATCCTCGACGGGGGAACCGGCATCCGTCTCCTGGGACAATCGCTTCCGAAACACTCGAAAAAACCGGTTAATATTCTCATCAGCCATACCCATATGGATCATATTGGTGGAATCCCGTTCTTTACCCCTGCCCTGAATAACGGCCAACCAATCAGGATCTATGGCCCCCCAGGATTAAAACGGTCCCTTAAAAATCTTTTCCCCTTCCCCAAACTCCAATCCAGAAAAAAAGTCCTCGAAATCAAACCACACTCTTTTCGAATCCCCCCCTTTCGAATTAGTTGCCGTTGGGTCAATCATCCGGGGGGCAATTTGGGATACAAGATCCAAACCCCCTCTGGACATTCTGTCGTTTATATCAGTGATCATGAACCATCCCTTTCCTGTCGTCATGGGAAATGGGCTCCTTTAGACGAGGAGATTGCCCGATGGATCGATCACACTGATCTCCTCATCATGGATGCCCAATATTTCGAAAACGAATACAAAAAACGTCTGGGATGGGGCCACAGTCCTATTTCTTATACAATTCAACTTGCGATTCATGGGGGGGCAAAAAAACTTTGTCTCTTTCATCATGATCCGAATCATTCCGATGCTACCCTAAAACAAAAATTGAAGCTGGCGCGAGCATTGATCACCCATTCCGGCACCAAATTACCTTGTTCTCTGGCACAAGAAGGGGCGGTGATCACCCTCTCATCATGAAGAAAGCGATCCTTCTTCCTCTAGTCCTCACCGCTTTTGGTCTCCTCCTCTCTTTTCTGAGACCCCCTTTTTTTGAGACCCTTGAAGGGAAACTCTACGACATCCACTTCACACTCCGAGGCCCTGTCCCTATCTCAAATCAGGTCGTTATCACGATGATCGATGAAAAAAGCATCGGCCAGATTGGTCGTTGGCCTTGGCCACGGGCTATTTTTGCGGATTTGTTCGAAGAATTAGTGGCCCAAGGGGCGAAGGTCGTCGCCCCCGATATCTTTTTTTCCGATCCTTCAATCGGTGAACAAGGAGCCCAGCAAGACACCCTTCTGGCAACCACCCTGCGTCAGTCTCCTCAAATCTACACCGGCTACTACTTTCTCATGACACCTGAAGAGATAAAAGAGAGCGCGCTTGATCGAGAGACTTTGAATCAAAATTTTGAAGATGTCCAAAATGATGCCCTCGATGTCGCCTATAATCCAGATAAAAGTCTTGAGGCGCTCGGGATCCAAAACATGTATGCCCCATTCTCACACTTCTTGGGCGAGAAACGACAGGGTTTTTTCAATATTGTCCATGGTCTCGATGGGACCGTCCGTGCCCTTCCGCTTCTCATTGCTTATCGGGAAAAAGTCTTCCCCTCCTTCCCCCTTCAGATCGCGTTGGGAACAATCGCCAAAAACGACCCGTTGAATTTTCTGAAACAGCTCCGGCTCGATTCCCAAGGCAAATTCCTTGTCAATTTTCGAGGTCGGGGAAGCTCCTTTACACGCATCAGCGCCGTGGATGTCCTGGAAGGGGATCAAACAACTGTCCTCAAAGATCGGATCGTCCTGGTTGGCGCGACGGCAGCCGGCCTGGAAGACCAGCACCCCACCCCGGTCGATCCTGCGATGGCGTCAGTAAATCTCGCTGCCAATGTCCTGGATAACATGATCAAGGGAGACCTCTTAAGACATGACCTCATCACAGAGATTTTCTCTGCCCTTCTGATCCTCTTGATTGGAACCAGTCTCGCGTTCTCGCTCTCAAGATTGAATGCGGCGTTTGGATTCCTATTTTTTCTTGGAGTGACCGTCTTTCAAGCCTTCCTGCTCCACTTCGTCTTTATTAAGTTTCAATGGGTCTTGCAGAATATCTATCCCATCTTTTCTGGATTCCTGGTTTACGGCGGCACAACCCTCTATCGATATTTCGGAGAGGAAAAAGAAAAAAGATTTATCAGTGAAACATTCCAACACTATCTTTCGCCTGATGTCATACGGGAGCTGACCGACAACCCTCAAAAGCTCCGATTGGGGGGAGAAAGAAAAGAACTCACCGTCTTCTTTAGTGACATCCGAAATTTTTCATCGATGGTAGAAACAACGCCCCCTGAAACCCTTGTCAGTTTCTTGAATGGCTATCTGACACCGGTCACCAATATTATCCTCGAACACAAGGGGCTCCTTGATAAATACATTGGAGACGCCGTCATGGCGGTTTTTGGGGCCCCTCTCCCGGAACCAGAACATCCACGTCTCGCCTGTGAGTCCGCTGTAGAAACCATCAGACTGGTCAAGGCCTTCCAGGAAAAATGGGAAAAGGAGTTCAATGTCCCGAGGCTTCGGATCGGCATCGGGATCAATACAGGGGTGATGACTGTCGGAAATATGGGGTCGGAGAGACGAT
It encodes:
- a CDS encoding adenylate/guanylate cyclase domain-containing protein; translation: MKKAILLPLVLTAFGLLLSFLRPPFFETLEGKLYDIHFTLRGPVPISNQVVITMIDEKSIGQIGRWPWPRAIFADLFEELVAQGAKVVAPDIFFSDPSIGEQGAQQDTLLATTLRQSPQIYTGYYFLMTPEEIKESALDRETLNQNFEDVQNDALDVAYNPDKSLEALGIQNMYAPFSHFLGEKRQGFFNIVHGLDGTVRALPLLIAYREKVFPSFPLQIALGTIAKNDPLNFLKQLRLDSQGKFLVNFRGRGSSFTRISAVDVLEGDQTTVLKDRIVLVGATAAGLEDQHPTPVDPAMASVNLAANVLDNMIKGDLLRHDLITEIFSALLILLIGTSLAFSLSRLNAAFGFLFFLGVTVFQAFLLHFVFIKFQWVLQNIYPIFSGFLVYGGTTLYRYFGEEKEKRFISETFQHYLSPDVIRELTDNPQKLRLGGERKELTVFFSDIRNFSSMVETTPPETLVSFLNGYLTPVTNIILEHKGLLDKYIGDAVMAVFGAPLPEPEHPRLACESAVETIRLVKAFQEKWEKEFNVPRLRIGIGINTGVMTVGNMGSERRFDYTVLGDAVNLASRLEGLNKYYTTNILISQWTYEKVKEHFLFRELDDVQVKGKRATVRIFELLVDPLSAEEKMLPIFAEALHLYRRGSFREARGLFEKCLLLDPKDGPSQLFVERCQQYEKNPPEDWEGVTAFKVK